One stretch of Microplitis mediator isolate UGA2020A chromosome 9, iyMicMedi2.1, whole genome shotgun sequence DNA includes these proteins:
- the LOC130675073 gene encoding E3 ubiquitin-protein ligase HECTD1 isoform X10, protein MAEVDPETLLEWLSMGQGDERDMQLIALEQLCMLLLMSDNVDRCFEICPPRTFLPALCRIFLDEHAPDSVLEVTARAITYYLDVSAECTRRVVAMEGAVKAICGRLSGAALGSRASRDLAEQCIKVLELVCAREAGAVFEAGGLPCALGFIRENGARVHRDTLHSAMAVVSRLCGKVEPQDKTLPDCVEALSTLLRHEDAHVADGALRCFASLADRFSRRGTDPAPLASNGLVSELLYRLSNAAGPGTSVAAAANNPKTPPPSTTSSTIPAPEPKSCASVSTIISLLSTLCRGSPSITHDLLRSELPDAIEKALKGDERCALDSMRLVDLLLVLLFEGRSALGRGGAVGGPSGPLLPRLRRLDSAGEKSHRQLIDCIRSKDTDALIEAIDTGGIEVNFMDDVGQTLLNWASAFGTQEMVEFLCDRGADVNKGQRSSSLHYAACFGRPAIAKVLLRHGANPDLRDEDGKTPLDKARERVDEGHREVAAILQSPGEWMLPPSNQEHRKQDSDVDSEFTEPKGDPEMAPVYLRRLLPVFCATFQSTMLPSVRKASLSLIRKMVHYIQADLLVETCGSDKTAGCGAMLVEVIANVLDNEEDEDGHLIILQMIQDLMMKGKDEFLEHFARLGVFSKVAALAGPQDSPAEPENEPAATATALVTGDEHKPEDARELLVGRAYHWRDWCICRGRDCLYVWSDAAALELSNGSNGWFRFILDGKLATMYSSGSPEGGTDATGKGRNTESLTTEESRGEFLEKLQRARGQVKPNTVSQPVLSKPGPTRLVVGNWALSSRKECEMCIHNSDGQQQATILREDLPGFIFESNRGTKHSFTAETSLGPDFAAGWAGKRGKRLRSKIEAIKQKVKTQAQEIYENYFKAAQAQPRGVVAKLAAIVNQIDKAYQKQLSGNREWRSVLQSALEELKMLLNEEGRVSAYELHSSGLVQSLLGLLASPSSPQVTTVRANRMRLQRIAVFKSCFKAKDTNDGNSAKVLVQKLVSVLESIEKLPVYLYDTPGSGYGLQILTRRLRFRLERAPGESSLIDRSGRSLKMEPLSTIQQLENHLLKMIAKQWHDHDRTTFTFVKKLKEGNKMTFQYSHDFDENGVLFWIGTNAKTSPEWVNPGQYGLVVVTSSDGRSLPYGHLEDILSRDQSALNCHTNDDKRAWFSIDLGVWLIPSAYSLRHARGYGKSALRNWMFQASKDGVTWTTLYTHIDDCSLNEPGSTATWTLEPPGDESQGWRHLRLQQTGKNASGQTHYLSVSGFEVYGEVTGVCEDLGRAAREAEAGVRRQRRLIKSQVLKHLVAGARVARGLDWKWKDQDGVPAGEGSITGELHNGWIDVTWDHGGSNSYRMGAEGKYDLRLVGTSLDGENKNKNGSGVLTGRKSSSTPSLPDCTDVSMRGSVASTDQAASAENLAAKQAAESIAESVLSVARAEAVVAVTGEGGASNTGELSVVLHPRPDTAVTSDLVTIVESLALNTDCPPNSNSNRASSSKPLFSTVRGNKPTSGLLSLEASEVLDRLREGADRLRNNTNSFLSGELLGLVPVRISVSSETDDNSMRIRPVPRHNPATDATKECNRDKEATSSSSQNTTGGCPVVVTNPMSVSVPNLACTDTNNTLETTAASGLLETFAAMARRRTLGPAGGQHIAPNSNVTQNTRGPTSVSNFVRLALSSNFTGGLLSTAQSYPSLTSSSQVAGSGVTTTTGAGGLGQALTMSLTSTSSDSEQVSLEDFLESCGGVASSSVGGIRTTGGPTLLGELDDDEEVLAEEDDDNEENDPEIDLLIQDDDEENEEEVEGGEGEYEEVMVSRNLLAAYMEEETPQSTKRRAWDDEFVLKRQFSALIPAFDPRPGRTNINQTTDLEVPQPGSDLQSSVRVGTLPSPRLSLSLKGPGLPDIPDVELSLTDQNASIFQAVQELMQMTELGSRQEKLRRIWEPTYTIIYRESKDEESSGRATPIVTLYSGKPAVSSNACTVEDVLQLLRHVYVLSITRDDRRDPTINEDSLESTCWVNPDDFTSKKITNKVVQQIQDPLALAAGALPAWCEELARSCPFLLPFETRRLYFSCTAFGASRSIVWLQTQRDAILERQRAPGLSPRRDDSHEFRVGRLKHERVSVPRGDKLLDWAEQVLKIHANRKSILEVEFVGEEGTGLGPTLEFFALVAAELQKKDLGLWLCDDHDQLEGYACPSDEQARPAGYYVIRPSGLFPAPLPQDSEACDRAVRYFWFLGVFLAKVLQDNRLVDLPLSRSFLKLMCRGDIANNVNEKIGLTGVTQESMSSSMASSFISEEGETDGLNSLEPSPWYEGILDVEDLVMVDPVRGEFLKEIQAVACRRERTISEGCSSSDEDVIRINHPSGTSVAIEDLGLTMSYSPGSKVFGYDHEELVEGGYDIAVGVDNAREYAELTINYCLNKGIARQLESFKAGFSKVFPMEKLHAFSPEEVRAMLCGEQNPHWTREDLLNYTEPKLGYTRESPGFQRFVNVLLSLTGPERKAFLQFATGCSALPPGGLCNLHPRLTVVRKVDAGSGGYPSVNTCVHYLKLPEYPTEEVLKERLLAATRERGFHLN, encoded by the exons atGGCAGAAGTTGATCCAGAGACGTTACTGGAGTGGCTTAGCATGGGCCAGGGAGATGAACGAGACATGCAGCTGATAGCTTTGGAGCAATTATGCATGTTGCTGTTGATGAGCGACAATGTTGACCGGTGCTTCGAGATCTGTCCACCGCGAACATTTTTACCGGCGCTCTGTCGTATTTTTTTGGACGAGCACGCGCCTGATAGTGTCCTGGAAGTGACAGCACGGGCAATAACTTACTATCTTGATGTATCAGCGGAATGTACGCGACGAGTGGTCGCCATGGAGGGCGCAGTCAAGGCGATTTGCGGACGACTGTCAGGTGCAGCTTTGGGATCACGAGCTAGTCGTGATTTAGCAGAGCAGTGCATTAAAGTACTGGAGTTGGTTTGTGCACGAGAAGCTGGAGCAGTATTTGAAGCTGGAGGTCTTCCGTGTGCCTTGGGATTTATCAGGGAAAATGGAGCGCGTGTTCATCGTGACACATTACACTCAGCGATGGCCGTTGTGTCAAGACTCTGTGGTAAAGTAGAGCCTCAGGATAAAACGCTTCCCGATTGCGTGGAAGCCTTGTCAACTTTACTGAGACACGAAGACGCTCACGTGGCTGACGGCGCGCTGCGTTGCTTTGCATCACTCGCAGATCGTTTTTCACGACGTGGAACAGATCCAGCACCGCTGGCATCCAATGGATTAGTGTCAGAACTTCTCTACAGATTATCAAATGCAGCGGGACCAGGTACTTCAGTAGCAGCAGCTGCCAATAATCCCAAAACACCGCCACCTTCTACAACATCATCAACGATACCAGCACCCGAGCCCAAGTCCTGTGCGTCAGTTTCCACCATCATAAGTCTTTTGTCCACATTGTGCCGTGGATCTCCATCAATAACTCATGATTTGTTGCGGTCAGAGTTGCCTGATGCCATTGAAAAAGCTTTGAAAGGCGACGAGAGATGTGCATTGGACTCAATGCGACTTGTAGATTTACTTCtcgtattattatttgaagGAAGATCTGCATTAGGTCGCGGTGGAGCCGTTGGAGGACCATCTGGGCCTCTTTTGCCTCGTCTACGTCGGCTAGACAGCGCTGGGGAAAAATCACACCGTCAATTAATCGATTGCATCCGTTCTAAAGACACTGATGCACTGATAGAAGCAATCGACACTGGAGGTATTGAAGTAAATTTTATGGATGACGTAGGACAGACTTTATTGAACTGGGCATCGGCATTTGGAACTCAGGAAATGGTCGAGTTTCTTTGCGATCGAGGTGCTGATGTTAATAAAGGACAGCGGTCATCTAGCCTACACTACGCCGCGTGTTTCGGCAGACCCGCTATTGCCAAAGTATTATTAAGACATGGTGCCAATCCGGATCTGCGCGATGAAGACGGCAAGACCCCGCTGGACAAAGCTCGTGAACGTGTTGATGAAGGCCACAGAGAAGTTGCCGCTATTTTACAGAGCCCTGGTGAATGGATGCTCCCACCGAGCAATCAAGAACACAGAAAGCAAGACAGTGATGTTGATAGTGAGTTCACGGAACCTAAAGGCGACCCTGAGATGGCGCCGGTTTATTTGCGGAGACTTTTACCTGTTTTTTGTGCCACATTTCAGTCGACTATGTTACCTAGTGTGCGGAAGGCTAGTTTAAGTTTGATACGTAAGATGGTTCATTATATACAGGCTGATCTGCTTGTTGAGACTTGTGGATCTGACAAAACTGCTGGATGCGGTGCTATGCTCGTTGAAGTTATCGCAAATGTTCTTGATAATGag GAAGACGAAGACGGACACTTGATAATATTGCAAATGATCCAAGACCTGATGATGAAGGGCAAAGATGAATTTCTCGAACACTTTGCGCGTCTTGGAGTTTTCTCTAAAGTTGCGGCACTCGCGGGACCGCAGGACTCGCCAGCTGAACCGGAAAATGAACCTGCTGCGACGGCGACTGCTTTGGTTACTGGTGATGAACATAAACCAGAAGATGCACGAGAGTTGCTGGTGGGTCGCGCTTATCACTGGAGAGACTGGTGCATTTGCCGCGGTCGCGACTGTCTTTATGTTTGGTCAGATGCAGCGGCCTTGGAGTTGTCTAATGGAAGTAACGGGTGGTTCCGCTTTATTCTTGATGGAAAATTAGCTACCATGTACTCCAGCGGTAGCCCTGAAGGCGGCACTGATGCAActg GAAAAGGGAGAAACACAGAATCGCTTACAACAGAAG AGAGTCGTGgagaatttttggaaaaattacaaCGTGCACGTGGACAAGTTAAACCTAATACTGTAAGTCAACCTGTGCTTTCAAAGCCTGGTCCCACACGTTTAGTTGTGGGTAACTGGGCACTTTCAAGTCGCAAAGAATGCGAAATGTGTATTCATAATAGCGACGGGCAGCAACAAGCAACTATTTTACGCGAAGATCTGCCTGGatttattttcgagtctaaTCGCGGTACTAAACATTCGTTTACTGCCGAAACTAGTTTAG gTCCGGATTTCGCAGCAGGATGGGCAGGAAAGCGTGGCAAGCGTCTGAGATCAAAGATAGAAGCCATAAAGCAAAAAGTTAAAACCCAAGCACAAGAAATATACGAGAATTATTTCAAAGCAGCACAAGCTCAGCCGCGCGGAGTAGTGGCCAAGTTAGCAGCGATAGTAAATCAAATAGACAAAGCATATCAGAAGCAGTTGTCCGGCAATCGGGAGTGGCGCAGCGTTCTCCAGTCAGCTTTAGAAGAATTGAAGATGTTGTTGAACGAGGAAGGCCGCGTATCAGCTTACGAATTGCATTCCAGTGGACTCGTGCAGTCGCTGCTAGGCCTCCTGGCCAGTCCTTCTAGCCCCCAAGTTACCACAGTAAGAGCCAACCGCATGCGTCTCCAGCGGATAGCCGTCTTCAAGAGCTGCTTCAAAGCCAAAGACACAAATGACGGCAACTCGGCCAAAGTGTTGGTCCAGAAACTGGTCTCAGTTCTCGAGTCAATTGAAAAGTTACCCGTATATCTCTACGACACACCTGGATCTGGATACGGGCTACAGATTCTTACCCGCCGGCTGCGTTTCCGTCTTGAACGCGCCCCCGGTGAGTCCTCGCTCATCGACAGGTCCGGCCGTAGCCTTAAAATGGAACCACTCAGCACAATCCAGCAGCTGGAGAACCACTTGCTGAAGATGATAGCAAAGCAGTGGCACGACCACGACCGAACGACATTTACGTTCGTTAAAAAACTTAAAGAAGGCAACAAGATGACCTTTCAGTACTCACACGATTTTGATGAGAACGGAGTCCTCTTCTGGATCGGTACCAATGCTAAGACCAGTCCCGAGTGGGTCAATCCCGGTCAGTATGGTCTAGTAGTCGTGACATCTAGTGACGGGCGCAGTTTACCTTACGGACATCTAGAGGATATTTTAAGTCGCGACCAGAGTGCGTTGAATTGTCATACCAACGATGACAAGCGCGCATGGTTTTCTATTGATCTAGGAGTTTGGCTGATACCCAGCGCGTATTCACTGAGACATGCCCGCGGCTATGGAAAGAGCGCTCTCAGAAACTGGATGTTCCAGGCATCTAAAGATGGAGTAACTTGGACGACTTTGTATACGCATATTGATGACTGCTCACTAAATGAACCCGGCAGCACCGCAACCTGGACTTTGGAACCACCTGGTGATGAAAGTCAGGGCTGGAGACATTTACGGCTCCAACAAACTGGCAAGAACGCTTCTGGGCAGACTCATTATTTGTCAGTATCTGGTTTTGAGGTTTACGGAGAAGTGACAGGAGTGTGCGAAGATCTAGGCCGAGCTGCAAGAGAAGCCGAAGCTGGAGTAAGACGTCAAAGACGGCTGATAAAGTCACAAGTTTTGAAACATTTAGTTGCCGGGGCCCGCGTCGCTCGTGGATTAGACTGGAAGTGGAAAGACCAAGACGGAGTACCTGCAGGCGAAGGTTCAATCACTGGAGAGCTTCACAACGGATGGATCGACGTAACCTGGGACCACGGGGGCTCGAACTCCTACCGCATGGGCGCTGAGGGAAAGTACGATCTGCGATTAGTTGGTACTAGTTTAGatggagaaaataaaaataaaaatggatcTGGTGTTCTTACGGGTAGGAAGTCTAGCAGCACACCCAGTTTGCCGGACTGTACTGATGTCAGCATGCGTGGATCCGTTGCTTCAACTGACCAAGCAGCTAGTGCTGAAAATTTGGCAGCCAAACAAGCTGCTGAATCAATTGCCGAAAGTGTGTTGTCTGTAGCACGGGCTGAAGCTGTCGTCGCAGTAACTGGAGAAGGCGGAGCCAGCAATACTGGAGAACTTTCGGTGGTACTTCATCCGAGACCTGACACCGCAGTCACCAGCGATCTTGTCACCATCGTAGAGAGTCTTGCTCTCAACACTGACTGCCCGCccaacagcaacagcaaccGCGCGTCAAGTTCCAAGCCTCTGTTTTCGACAGTGCGCGGCAACaag CCAACAAGCGGTTTATTGAGCCTCGAAGCCTCCGAAGTACTTGATCGTCTTCGCGAAGGTGCTGACCGGTTACGTAATAACACTAACAGTTTCTTGAGTGGTGAATTACTTGGTTTAGTACCTGTTAGAATATCTGTGTCCAGCGAAACTGATGACAACTCAATGAGAATTAGACCTGTACCGCGTCACAATCCAGCTACTGATG CAACAAAAGAATGCAACCGAGACAAAGAAGCCACCAGTTCGTCATCACAAAATACAACCGGGGGATGTCCAGTTGTGGTTACCAATCCCATGTCCGTCTCGGTACCAAATCTCGCATGTACTGACACGAACAACACCTTGGAGACAACTGCAGCATCCGGTTTACTGGAGACATTCGCCGCAATGGCACGAAGACGTACCTTAG GACCAGCTGGTGGACAGCACATTGCACCCAACTCAAATGTAACACAAAACACACGAGGACCGACATCAGTATCAAATTTCGTACGTTTAGCCTTGAGTTCAAACTTTACCGGGGGACTGCTAAGTACCGCACAGAGTTACCCCAGTTTAACAAGCAGCAGTCAGGTCGCTGGCAGTGGTGTCACCACGACAACTGGTGCTGGTGGTTTAGGACAAGCATTGACTATGTCATTGACCAGTACCAGCAGCGACAGTGAACAG GTGAGTCTCGAAGACTTTTTGGAGTCATGTGGTGGCGTTGCTAGTTCAAGTGTCGGGGGAATACGAACAACTGGTGGCCCGACACTTCTTGGTGAGCTTGATGATGACGAAGAAGTACTGGCAGAAGAAGACGATGACAACGAAGAAAATGATCCAGAG ATCGATTTATTGATCCAGGACGACGACGAGGAGAATGAGGAAGAAGTTGAAGGAGGAGAGGGTGAATATGAAGAAGTTATGGTCTCTCGTAATCTTTTGGCAGCTTATATGGAAGAAGAGACACCACAGAGTACTAAGCGACGTGCTTGGGATGACGAGTTTGTACTGAAACGTCAATTTTCTGCACTGATACCCGCTTTTGATCCTCGCCCAGGTCGCACGAACATAAACCAGACAACAGATCTCGAAGTGCCCCAGCCTGGAAGTGATTTGCAGTCCAGCGTACGCGTGGGAACTCTTCCATCGCCTCGTTTATCTCTTTCACTTAAGGGTCCAGGTCTGCCGGATATACCAGACGTTGAATTGTCACTTACGGATCAAAATGCCAGCATATTCCAGGCAGTGCAAGAGCTGATGCAGATGACCGAGTTAGGAAGCCGGCAAGAGAAGTTGCGCCGTATTTGGGAACCGACTTACACGATAATTTACCGTGAGTCCAAAGATGAAGAGTCTTCAGGCCGTGCTACACCAATAGTGACTCTCTACTCAGGCAAACCAGCAGTCAGCAGTAACGCATGCACCGTCGAAGACGTTCTCCAGTTGCTGAGACACGTCTACGTACTCAGCATCACCCGGGATGACCGTAGAGATCCAACAATAAATGAAGATTCGCTAGAGTCCACCTGCTGGGTTAACCCTGACGACTTTACCTCCAAGAAAATTACCAACAAAGTGGTACAGCAGATACAAGATCCACTGGCACTTGCCGCCGGTGCTTTGCCAGCCTGGTGCGAGGAATTAGCTCGCAGCTGTCCTTTCTTGCTGCCCTTTGAAACCCGGCGGTTGTACTTCAGCTGCACAGCTTTCGGAGCCTCAAGATCCATCGTCTGGTTACAGACCCAACGTGATGCGATCCTGGAACGTCAACGCGCACCAGGACTGAGTCCCAGGCGAGATGACAGCCATGAGTTCCGCGTCGGTAGATTGAAACATGAACGAGTGAGTGTTCCACGTGGTGACAAGCTTCTAGACTGGGCAGAACAGGTTCTTAAAATCCATGCCAACCGGAAGAGTATTTTAGAAGTTGAGTTCGTTGGCGAAGAAGGAACGGGATTGGGTCCAACGCTTGAATTTTTCGCGCTAGTTGCCGCTGAGTTGCAGAAAAAAGATCTTGGACTATGGCTGTGTGATGATCATGATCAATTAGAAGGATACGCATGTCCTTCAGACGAGCAAGCAAGACCTGCTGGTTATTATGTTATCAGACCAAGCGGTTTGTTCCCTGCACCTCTACCTCAAGATTCCGAGGCTTGCGATCGCGCTGTTAGATATTTCTGGTTCCTCGGGGTCTTTTTAGCCAAAGTACTCCAAGACAATCGTCTAGTTGATCTGCCGCTGTCCAGATCATTCTTGAAGTTGATGTGTCGCGGTGATATTGCCAATAATGTTAATGAAAAGATCGGACTGACGGGAGTTACCCAGGAAAGTATGTCCTCAAGTATGGCCAGCAGTTTTATCAGCGAGGAAGGTGAGACGGATGGACTCAACTCCTTAGAACCCAGTCCCTGGTACGAGGGAATTCTCGATGTCGAGGACTTGGTGATGGTTGATCCTGTGAGAGgtgaatttttgaaagaaattcAAGCGGTTGCTTGTAGACGGGAGAGAACTATTTCTGAAGGTTGCTCGTCTTCTGATGAAGATGTTATACGTATTAATCATCCGTCCGGCACTTCTGTTGCTATTGAAGACTTGGGATTGACGATGTCTTACTCACCTGGGTCGAAAGTTTTTGGATATGACCATGAAGAACTTGTAGAAGGCGGATACGATATCGCTGTTGGTGTTGACAATGCGAGAGAGTACGCTGAGTTGACGATTAATTACTGTCTTAACAAAGGCATTGCGAGACAACTGGAGTCTTTCAAGGCAGGATTTTCTAAAGTCTTTCCTATGGAGAAGTTGCATGCCTTTAGTCCGGAGGAAGTCAGAGCTATGTTATGTGGAGAACAGAACCCGCATTGGACTAGGGAAGATCTGCTCAATTATACTGAACCCAAACTTGGATACACACGTGAAag CCCCGGTTTCCAGAGATTCGTCAACGTACTTCTGTCACTAACTGGTCCCGAGCGCAAAGCCTTCTTGCAGTTCGCCACCGGATGCTCAGCTCTACCACCCGGCGGTCTCTGTAATCTGCACCCAAGACTGACAGTCGTGCGCAAAGTAGACGCCGGTTCCGGCGGTTACCCATCAGTAAATACCTGCGTCCACTATCTGAAGCTGCCCGAGTACCCAACAGAAGAAGTTTTAAAAGAGCGACTCTTGGCTGCGACACGCGAGCGAGGTTTCcacttgaattaa